A genome region from Euphorbia lathyris chromosome 4, ddEupLath1.1, whole genome shotgun sequence includes the following:
- the LOC136226607 gene encoding 7-deoxyloganetic acid glucosyltransferase-like, whose product MNTEGSNPHVLIFPAPGQGHVNSMLKLAQVLYLSGLTNITFLNYQSIHEKLVLCSDIQSRFLSKYPGFRFRTIPDCMPMNSRSKDSAGWLRMLLEKMELNSKPAFMKMLSEIHPTVDFIIGDMLMSYVHDVSLEIGIPSIQFHTISACSSWVFYSIPDIVAAQERPIKGEEDMDRLITAVPGMEAILRCRDLPKKFCQVTDTTNQNLYLCTNIMKEAKSLILNTFEELEGPILSQIRTKYPNTYTIGPVNELLKSKLKSLNSQESCTSSNSVWQVNRSCIQWLDEQPEKSVLYVSFGSVTLVTKDQIMELWYGLANSKRRFLWVMRPDSLIDEDGNVVENVPIEFEEGPKERGYVVSWAPQEDVLAHKAIGGFWTHSGWNSTIESIVAGVPMICWPYYGDQQVNSRFFGEVWKLGLDMKDCCDREIVEKMINDLMVDRKEEFAEAAARMADLARISVEEYGSSSSNLDSLIDHIRFMSVKDR is encoded by the exons atgaacacTGAAGGATCAAATCCTCATGTTCTGATATTTCCAGCACCTGGTCAAGGTCATGTGAACTCCATGCTTAAACTAGCTCAAGTTCTATACCTTTCTGGCCTTACTAATATTACCTTCCTAAATTACCAATCCATCCATGAAAAACTTGTGCTTTGCTCAGATATTCAATCTCGTTTTCTATCAAAATACCCTGGATTTCGTTTTAGAACCATTCCAGATTGTATGCCAATGAATTCTAGGTCAAAAGATTCAGCTGGTTGGCTCAGAATGTTACTGGAGAAAATGGAATTGAATAGCAAGCCagcttttatgaaaatgttAAGTGAGATTCATCCAACTGTTGATTTTATTATAGGTGATATGTTAATGTCTTATGTTCATGATGTTTCCTTAGAAATTGGAATTCCATCTATTCAATTCCATACTATCAGTGCTTGTTCTTCCTGGGTTTTTTATTCTATTCCAGACATTGTTGCTGCTCAGGAACGTCCTATCAAAG GAGAAGAAGACATGGATCGATTGATCACAGCAGTTCCAGGCATGGAAGCCATTCTCCGGTGTAGAGACCTTCCAAAGAAGTTCTGCCAAGTTACAGACACAACAAATCAAAATCTATATCTCTGCACAAACATAATGAAGGAAGCAAAATCACTTATTCTCAACACATTTGAAGAGCTAGAAGGGCCAATATTATCCCAAATCAGAACTAAATACCCTAACACCTACACCATTGGCCCTGTCAACGAGCTCTTGAAATCCAAACTAAAAAGCCTAAACAGTCAAGAATCATGCACAAGCTCCAATAGCGTATGGCAAGTCAACAGAAGTTGTATCCAATGGCTAGACGAGCAGCCAGAGAAATCAGTACTATATGTAAGTTTTGGAAGTGTCACATTGGTGACAAAAGACCAAATAATGGAACTATGGTATGGTCTTGCTAATAGCAAGAGGAGATTCTTGTGGGTCATGAGACCTGATTCTCTAATTGATGAAGATGGTAATGTTGTTGAAAATGTTCCAATTGAATTTGAGGAGGGTCCTAAAGAAAGAGGGTATGTTGTGAGTTGGGCACCACAAGAGGATGTTTTAGCACATAAAGCAATTGGTGGATTTTGGACACATAGTGGATGGAACTCAACTATAGAGAGCATAGTTGCTGGTGTGCCTATGATTTGCTGGCCTTATTATGGTGATCAACAAGTGAACAGTCGGTTTTTTGGCGAGGTTTGGAAATTGGGATTGGACATGAAGGATTGTTGTGATAGAGAAATTGTTGAGAAGATGATCAATGATTTGATGGTGGATAGGAAGGAAGAGTTTGCTGAAGCAGCTGCTAGAATGGCTGATTTGGCAAGAATTAGTGTTGAAGAATATGGCTCTTCTTCTAGTAATCTTGATAGTTTGATTGATCATATAAGATTCATGAGCGTCAAAGATAGATAA
- the LOC136227224 gene encoding B3 domain-containing transcription factor VRN1-like, with protein sequence MASCTRKNKAERPHFFKVILADSITQPKMRIPRKFAHIYGDDLSSAVMLTVPGGVKWRVEIVKTEGEIWLQNGWREFAAYYSVVEDYFLLFEYVRSNHEFSVIIFNKSGIEIDYPLILLSNERKRSNLDEQTLNQNDQIEGSQREKAHEPKAKAVHRASFSFQSENPSFRIVMQPSYVHTIPSSFARKYLRKNGDAILNVLDGRTWSIKYFSYINCGSEITRIKNSGWKKFAEDNGLGVGDVCIFELLLKYIDQTIFRVSISKHSNPCTSPGKKESCSKQPKLSSHGPKRGRVAGNCNPDDTRKKIKLQNSVRTLKQDSPKGQVEGSKTWTKHQSIGRPRSNLSSENPAFQSVMKSSNMVCRGQYYLRLPMNFVKNMEQGSHKVKLQFENKLWSVNLNIYPKVGRFGEGWVEFARENSLKVGDVCKFELIDAEILLIRVSISRIGVSSSN encoded by the exons ATGGCTTCTTGCACTAGGAAGAACAAAGCAGAGAGACCTCACTTTTTCAAGGTTATTCTTGCTGATTCCATAACTCAACCAAAGATG CGCATTCCAAGAAAGTTTGCACACATTTATGGAGATGATCTGTCTAGTGCTGTGATGTTGACAGTCCCTGGTGGAGTAAAATGGAGGGTAGAGATTGTGAAAACTGAAGGTGAAATTTGGTTGCAAAATGGATGGAGAGAATTTGCAGCATATTACTCAGTTGTTGAGGactattttcttctttttgaatatGTAAGGAGTAATCATGAATTCAGTGTTATCATATTTAATAAGAGTGGCATTGAAATAGACTATCCCCTCATACTTTTGAGCAATGAACGTAAGAGAAGTAATCTTGATGAACAAACCCTAAATCAAAATGATCAAATTGAAG GGAGCCAAAGGGAGAAAGCACATGAACCAAAAGCTAAGGCTGTTCACAGAGCAAGCTTCAGTTTCcaatctgaaaatccttctttCAGGATTGTAATGCAGCCTTCTTATGTTCAT ACAATACCATCAAGCTTTGCAAGGAAATATCTGAGAAAGAATGGTGATGCAATTCTCAATGTTCTGGATGGTAGAACTTGGTCTATTAAGTACTTTTCTTACATAAACTGTGGAAGTGAGATAACCAGAATTAAGAATTCTGGTTGGAAGAAATTTGCAGAAGATAATGGTTTAGGAGTTGGTGATGTCTGTATATTTGAACTTCTTCTCAAATACATCGACCAGACTATATTCAGGGTTTCCATTTCCAAACATTCCAATCCTTGCACATCACCAG GTAAGAAAGAAAGTTGCAGCAAACAACCAAAGCTTTCATCACACGGTCCGAAACGAGGAAGGGTTGCAGGGAATTGTAATCCGGATGATACTAGGAAGAAGATAAAGTTGCAGAATTCAGTAAGAACCTTGAAGCAAGATAGTCCTAAAGGACAAGTTGAAG GGAGTAAAACATGGACCAAACATCAGTCTATTGGTAGACCGAGATCCAATTTGAGCTCAGAAAATCCTGCTTTCCAAAGTGTTATGAAGTCATCAAATATGGTTTGTAGGGGTCAATATTATCTG CGTCTGCCAATGAACTTTGTAAAGAACATGGAGCAAGGAAGCCACAAAGTGAAGTTACAATTTGAAAACAAATTGTGGTCTGTGAACCTGAATATTTATCCAAAAGTAGGCAGATTTGGCGAAGGATGGGTTGAGTTTGCGAGAGAAAATTCACTGAAAGTGGGAGATGTATGCAAGTTCGAGCTGATTGACGCTGAAATATTGCTAATAAGAGTCTCCATATCTAGGATAGGTGTGTCTAGTAGTAACTAA